A region of the Gouania willdenowi chromosome 1, fGouWil2.1, whole genome shotgun sequence genome:
CTGAccgtgtggagtctggtgacgCTGTGGTGCAGAGGATGCTTTGCGCAGAGCTCCATGGATGTCCTCTCCATGTTATGACCGTCAAACTctcgtgtcgcgttgatggTAAGAGACGTCAGGCTAGAATCAGCTGGTCAGCTACGCAATTTACACAGCAATGGTACAATGTTCGCAAACgagagtgtgcgtgacacagcgctactcaggaagtcagacctgctggatgatgctcagtagatcatcttcaaatggtgctgattgacttattgacagactctgttgctgcatttactcagatcaatggcaatgagcaaagttacaggaattAACGaaacagccacattaaattaggtggaaaaaatatcattaggctTTAAAGTTTATGAAACAACattgttatttgtttatttagttttctacattattaaatgtttgatcatctgcctccaatttaacttcttcaaatgtcattttgtgcttgtaTGCACTCACGTCTCTAGTgccgcaatgttagtgaatgacccacagcaggtgaagaaacagCGCCaacaaaggatttagggacgcacctggttcaccaccctttatttcagatctaaaggctcaaacatactcgggcagaCACCCGCAAagcgtagttggtgtcacacaaaacactgctcagtattgtatcgacccgcattaaatgtaacaccgacctaTATTTCACctgcctggtgaaacagagcaggagagatgaacatgAGCTTAGAGGGGAGACTGGTCGACGAGCTACGACAGTACctacacctttaaaacacgtcccacgagtacaaggactacagagaagcgctaagaatcatgggacatgtaggattttaatggaaactactacgcaACGGTGCGCTTAGTCCGTTGTGCGCAGGGTCCggccgagtatgtttgagcctttggTGAATCGGTCCCTTTAAAATGCTgtagtattattataattattattaagattAATATCTGCAAATATTCACTCTATTGAGACAGTTTAAGTTGTTCACTTCATCCCTTTTGAGGACTTTTCCTTTCAACCTCAAATGAAAAAACCCATCAGTCTGGTTTTGAGGTGAACCTCCTCAGTGGATTGTATGCTTGCTTATCTCAGTGCGCTGCGTGCTCACCTGCATAACTGCGTCCTGTGCTCATGCACGTTGGCAGCAGTGTCCATTTGTCAGAGTTGGGATTGTAAAACTCCACTGAAGCCAGATTGCAGCTGCCGTCGTCTCCTCCCACCACGTACAGCAGGTTGTTCACAGCACACACgcctgcacacacaaacacaaacacggGTGTCACATGGAGGAGTGTGTCCGTCCTCAGAGGATCAAAGCTTGGGGGGCTGCTCACCTGCGTTTCGGCGACACATGTTCATGTCGGCTACTTGTCGCCAGCTGTTGGAGGCCGGGTCAAAAACTTCACAGCTCTTCCTTACTAGTGGACCGTCATGGCCGCCCACAGCATAAAGTAATCCTTTTAACACACCCACACCTGAAGAGAACATCACACACGTTTACTATTTTGTATCTTCAGCAGGCCGACACCTTTTTCCCTTTCAATTACCtttaatatctatctatatcaaTACTATAATGCAAAAAAggtctgcgtgcgtgcgtgtttgtggAGTGAATATATCCCCGACGCGTCaaaagagtgagagagaggaagatagtttaactcactgactgccaaagacgcgaatatctaacttgtacaatgatgtaatgaccaactggtgccatgtaggtggcagcagcacacctttggataagagatcacccgtgatgggcagagctcagagaggaagggtttacaagacagaaaatggcgctacgacaGTTGATGgtgaagttcccaccagctcacagcagcgcacactcgaccagagcatgtgtggaactaagtggactatgggagtgtggcgatggtgagattaAACGATTGGGGCAAGCAGTGAGACTCGGCATGTTCGGaagaaggaggaagttgcgtgtgtggagaatgacgggggaaagacttggaggaatgccaaaatgcaataagcaaaccattcaactctgacccagatagaataataaaaatgttgccatcaaaagcccggtctcagtgttgtttttgtagttttatagaagtaaaccaatgttgaggtgtccctaaagaaaaaaaaaaaattgcttcaaagtcactaagaggttttttcagaaaaagacgtttttctcagctttttgtcacaaactggcaatttatgtgaaacttgcctctattcaacttcTGATTACAGAAGGacaaaacaagctaaaaactaaattattttttctgatgaaactagagtctaatctttcagaatgtGGTTtaagatttcagattgtcacagtacaaaatattctgagtcttaaaaaaatctgtgcaaatcatctaaaacgcctggtAATATGGGGTTATAATGCCGTATCCACGGATACGGcattataaatgctgatattGCCATATAACCAAatgcgcaccttggatgtacatgctgaacgcacacagagccgtttagagagagagttgccaCAAAGGAAGTTTCAAATAGTTCCCGTGGgtccatattttttttctctacacacGCAtatcaacaacctgtgacggagtacCACATGCGCGcagctgatgcgcgtgcgtgtgtgagagagagaacccacggaggagatggagagagtcaCACATGGCAACCACAGGTAGAGAGTCAAtggcaaaaaatgcacaaaaaacaacagaaagatacaaaaatacacataatgactccaaaaaacatactttctacaaaaatacaccaaacaaaaaaaatatgaaaatgagcaaaaaaaaaacaacaaacacatttatcatgcgcatgtctcatagaattaaaccagggaaattgcacacgctattttagtttgcacctgcaaatacagtaaacccctttataacactacagagtacagagcatgtacacctctttgtacatccaacctttaaaCAATAGTCTACTATATTAGTCGGTTTAATTCATGAAGAAGTTGAACACTTTTCTCCTCGTGCTAAAGCTGCAGCTTTAGAAATATTCAAAGCCAAACATCCGGACAATTACAATTTGGTTCCTCACAAACATTATGACTTCAAAAATGATATACGGAGACCATCAGTGAACATTACTCTCCCtgtcagctgatgtgtgtaatatgtttgtTATTATATTgtaagtagtagtaatagtatgATGATGCAAGTAGAAAACGTtacgtttttttaatttaattttttattttttttatgctgttGTTTCAAGGTATTCAAATGATTCTGTTGAAAATATGACACCCTGGATGTTATGGTATGGTTCTTTATCCCCCAGAAAATCCTGCCAAATAACATaatttcaaatgtattaaactaacagggaacaagtaacatcatatttcataataaataaaacactaaatttaactaatcacctgcataaaaactaatttaaaagtccaacagttaaaaatagtttttccaatctgtgcaaaaaaaagaaaactaaaaaggAAATTCAGTGCACGCATGAAACAcactaacagggaacaagtaacgtTTCATACTACAAACATTTGACAAAACATGTCATATCAAAACGATCGTTGGCTACTTTCTATTACAATAAACTTCTTTTATCATGCAACTACAACTGTAAGACGATTGGCATGAAATGGAAAATCTGCTCCCGTTTGTTGTACTTCACCTTTCATGTctccattccccaccagggggtgcaacacacactttgagaagcactgtggTATGTAGGTTAGAATAATGATCATCTGTTTCTGGGTTACATGCATTTGCCACTTAAACAATCAAGAATTTATCCATATTTAATTGACTGGACTATGTGAATTTTATGGGATCTTCATGGCTTCAGATTAACAAATTGACATGTCAATGACAAACCTGCTCCACTGCGCCTTGTGCCCATCTCTGCTATGTAGCTCCACGTGTTGCTCTTCAGATTGTAAGATTCCACAGTGCTTAAGCACTGCCTGGTGGCTCCATCATAACCTCCAACAGCATAAAGGATCCCTGGAAACAGCAAACAAACTGCATTAAATAATGTCTTGTAAAATCTTTAATCTAAAAAGTAAAACGTTAAGATGTTATGGGAGTGagaatgttgttgttttcaccATTTACAACACCCACTCCCACACTGCTACGTCGAGTGCTCATGGGTAACACATGGAACCACTCGTCTGTTTTTGCATTGTACGCCTCAACTGTGGACAACCctggaaacaaacaaacaaggagtgagaaaaaaaaaaacacttgtttacATCAGTTCTAAACCGTTACTTTAGTTTAAATCCGTATAACACTTCGTCTTTACCAGTGCTGCCATCAAAGCCTCCGACTGCATACAGGAGCCCATTGAGAACTGCAGCACCCAGCGTGGAGCGCCGGTCCTGCATACTGCTCACACTAGTCCAGCGGTCCATCATCGGGTCATAACAGTCGACTGTGCGCACACGCAGGGAGCCGTTGAAACCGCCCACTGCGTACACACACCCGCCAACATACACCACACCTGAAGAggaaacacacatgcacgcacgcgcaAAGGAAAAGCATGGTGATGGTCTGCTAAACTGGGTGGAATTCTTCACCTACATGTGGGTGGCCCAACATTTAAACCACAGCATAAATTCAGTCAAATGGAACAATTTGCGGACTAAAAAGTGTTCCTTCACACAAAATACATAACTTTAattattgtacatttatttGATATCTACACTATACCCTGGTTAGTTTTGATTAACCTTTTGCGCCAAAAAGGTACTACAAACTACATACAACTACAAATGTCATACATATGTCTActaaaacagataaaaataatGGGTTTATATTcagattatattatattatttattcatctgactAATATCAAGCAACATTTTGATTTGAGAGGGGAAAGTTTTCTTGGATTTGGTAAaagttaattaaattaaatgaacgAATACTGAAAACAGCAGAAGAACCGTCAGGTTTTAGTTCAAGGTGAAGGTTTCTGCTTTTTCAGTTTTGAGGTTTAATTATgttattaaaatgataaagtggCACATATCAAAGAGAAGCTTTGTTATTAAATCAAAGTGTGCAATTActatttttttccttaaattaaTTTCCTCTAGGTTCAATAAAGAACAATCTATAGCTTATATGCATTTTGGCTATCTCAGTTCAAATTTGCTGTGACTAATTTCAAGGTTTATCTCATGCGGAGACTTTTCACCAGCgctgattaaaatgtaaaatattatgtTTCCACATCTATGACCAAAGGGAAGCTGAGGacgtcattgtttttgttttgggttaAAGTAGTAATTCAATCATACTTTTGAATGTACATTTTTGAGCAATTTAGAAAGTAATAAATGCAATACATACAGTGTGTGTTTCTAAATCTGGGATTGTCCTACCAGCTCTGCATCTCCTGGTTGGAAGTTCAGCCACCTGGTACCATCGCTGCTCCTCAAAGTCATAACATTCAACACTGCGGATGGCTTTGGGAGCCTGTCCCccgaccaccaccatcacctgAACACCAAAGGAACACCAGTGTCATCACATCACCCACAGCTTTTATAGTTTATCAGTATTGAACCAAAGCCCACTGTGCCTTCACCTTAGGGCAGCAGGCCGGGGTCCTGATGCGTGTGCGTGCGGTCTTCATCAGAGCTCTCTGATCAGCTGGCAGCAGGTGGTACTTCATGGCCTCTATCAGGTAGTCTTTGCACGCGCTGCTGTTCTTAATCAGATACTCCTCCTCCACTCGCTAACACCACCAAACACAGAGTGAGTCAGTGCAACAATTCATAGTGATCATCATTAGCACAAAGGACACACACTGTTAAGTTACTTTGACCTCACTGATAAATACAGTGACTGTTCACAACatctgtgtgtttctctgtttaaAACCAGGAACGTGGGAAAGACGGGAATGACAAATGCATGATGTAATGGAGCAATGGTTCTCAAAGGTCTTAggctcaagtacctcctttctcctatttctgaaatcaagtaccgtatttttcggactataaggcgcacttaaaatcctttcattttctcaaaaattgatagtgcgccttataatcaggtgcgccttatgtatgaaatgaatatgtcaaaatgttttagtacaactttggtaaactatgaagctgcaccacttgatggatttttggcgcttcagggctaccgtagtcagacgcctcgtggagtgatGTGTACCTgaactgtgcttcaacatactgaactgaaaaagtgagtgtaatgttctaaattttaaacctgaacaatgttgagaattattgttaatgagttgaataaagttttacTTATCAGACTATTTTGTTTTTCGCTTAATGCgccttattaataataataataacaaaccggtgcgccttatgtatgaaaatagacccggtcagacccattcagtgatagtgcgccttataatccgaaAAATAGTCAGCCCcgtgggcttggccccctaataataaaatattaatagcaataacaaaataatataataagaatccagtaactataatacaataataaaaaataaaaacaataaataaataaaaacaatgatattaataataaacaatatttgttaatgatactaataataatgtaatataagaatataataataataataacaataataataataaccgtggctcaggtggtagagggttgtcttctgatcgagaggttgggggttcgatcccagtacctgactatgtgtcgaagtgtccttgggcaagacactgaaccctaagttgctcccagtggtcgactagtgccttgcatggcagtcctgtcccactggtgtgtgaatgtgagagtgattgggtgaatgagctgatatgtaaagcactttgagactgcttcagtgtggtaataaagcgctatataaatcaagtccatttaccatttaataataatacaatgagaataccactaactataatataaagtattaataataaaaaatacaataatgagaatataataataattataaaaatagaaataacacAGTAATAGTAcatttatacaataataataataattgtcacatgcaatgtatagccttacacaatgttgtcaataaaaacattttgcttGATTACAATTTATAAAAAACTTTAGAGCATAAAGagggaatgaatgagtgatgataACACATAAAGAATCCCATTTTAaataggggtgtgaaaaaaaaatcgatttcacggtatatcacaattttttgggtgtcgattttttttttttttttttttccactttgtctgcacatgctgtcgaaggttaacactacaagaagtgcaatcttttaacagcaatgcatattttattattgcaattaaataaatttattttattcattgcataattgtgaccatcaccagccctccctagggaagggtaagaaatactttattaaagggaggatgtaaaaaagagagggcagtgttacaccaaggtgagggggtggggaagttaacagggaagagggatacaagataggaaaacgaatgggtggggagtagtcgataagtttcaagtgatgcgatgtgaaattgtggttgtgtatattgtgcttattgttgtgttatcaagccagtttggtgaccagtgtgcggcttaggaataatggtggtggctgtgaacagaggaagaagtgagtggaaattccataaaacaggtatttgggaacaacgtgtctatggttaagcccagtatgagtgttatcccacagcccaaggccagtgcatccatgacaaatgtatttccaagaaccgccactgcaaaacccacgagccgcccccgggcccgattGGGTGTcgattttaaatcttttttttcttcaaatcaattaaaaaaattttttttttttcttctgatatttaatcaatatttttcttattgtatttttcacagtgtTTTCTACTGTTGGAGACATTGTCACATCTCAGCGGGGTGCAGCCTAACTACTGTGCttgttgaccagctcctgttcctacaaAAAACCTTGAAAACTGTGCCACTTCCACATCTCCACTCTGGTAGATGGCGCCGtagataaaattaaaataatatataggATGTtctgaagcaaatagttttgactcattttgtcctctgaatgatcattatcttctgatgaacaaatACAGCAACTTAatttttcatctctatgtttaattttgatattaactgtgtagaatatcgcaatatatcgtgataatatcgta
Encoded here:
- the klhl2 gene encoding kelch-like protein 2 isoform X2; translation: MRKAFKVMNEMRSQSLLCDVTIVAEDVEIAAHRVVLAAGSQYFHAMFTGEMAESRAKRVRIKEMDGWTLGLLVDYIYTAEIQVTEDNVQALLPAAGLLQLNEVKKACCEFLSSQLHPSNCLGIRAFADLHACSNLLTQANSYAEQHFPEVVGSEEFLNLGMEQVSSLIASDKLAIPTEEKVFEAVIAWVNHDKDVRQEHLAQLMEHVRLPLLSREYLVQRVEEEYLIKNSSACKDYLIEAMKYHLLPADQRALMKTARTRIRTPACCPKVMVVVGGQAPKAIRSVECYDFEEQRWYQVAELPTRRCRAGVVYVGGCVYAVGGFNGSLRVRTVDCYDPMMDRWTSVSSMQDRRSTLGAAVLNGLLYAVGGFDGSTGLSTVEAYNAKTDEWFHVLPMSTRRSSVGVGVVNGILYAVGGYDGATRQCLSTVESYNLKSNTWSYIAEMGTRRSGAGVGVLKGLLYAVGGHDGPLVRKSCEVFDPASNSWRQVADMNMCRRNAGVCAVNNLLYVVGGDDGSCNLASVEFYNPNSDKWTLLPTCMSTGRSYAGVTVIDKPL
- the klhl2 gene encoding kelch-like protein 2 isoform X1, yielding MESHPLCTRLCPHALDKEDGIERQGPVTLNPRHMRKAFKVMNEMRSQSLLCDVTIVAEDVEIAAHRVVLAAGSQYFHAMFTGEMAESRAKRVRIKEMDGWTLGLLVDYIYTAEIQVTEDNVQALLPAAGLLQLNEVKKACCEFLSSQLHPSNCLGIRAFADLHACSNLLTQANSYAEQHFPEVVGSEEFLNLGMEQVSSLIASDKLAIPTEEKVFEAVIAWVNHDKDVRQEHLAQLMEHVRLPLLSREYLVQRVEEEYLIKNSSACKDYLIEAMKYHLLPADQRALMKTARTRIRTPACCPKVMVVVGGQAPKAIRSVECYDFEEQRWYQVAELPTRRCRAGVVYVGGCVYAVGGFNGSLRVRTVDCYDPMMDRWTSVSSMQDRRSTLGAAVLNGLLYAVGGFDGSTGLSTVEAYNAKTDEWFHVLPMSTRRSSVGVGVVNGILYAVGGYDGATRQCLSTVESYNLKSNTWSYIAEMGTRRSGAGVGVLKGLLYAVGGHDGPLVRKSCEVFDPASNSWRQVADMNMCRRNAGVCAVNNLLYVVGGDDGSCNLASVEFYNPNSDKWTLLPTCMSTGRSYAGVTVIDKPL